In one Nicotiana sylvestris chromosome 8, ASM39365v2, whole genome shotgun sequence genomic region, the following are encoded:
- the LOC138875117 gene encoding uncharacterized protein — protein MSSEIPLPTIPIAVDSPISGIPTSESATAEENKILRLRLMEMWDAWANERETPSVILGFPELFPRASGTSNVPISYPNTPLGYLTISTHFVGTPSEARLQVLMSGAASNIFTAPPCSATTQPTLPRTSFDPSSFTFQTPSFPPEPTQFTTVAYPQPPRYEFTTGQEKTAKPLEQEDIARKMRSMEQSLKNIQGLSGQKSVSYADLCMFPHVYLPLGFKTLKFEKYDGHGDPIAHLKRYCNQLWGADGNEELLMAYFRESLVGIASEWYMDQDISRWHIWDDLARDFVRQFQYNIGIAPNRNSLTNLKKKSLESF, from the coding sequence ATGTCGTCAGAAATTCCCCTTCCAACAATTCCTATTGCGGTTGATAGTCCAATCTCAGGCATCCCAACATCAGAATCGGCAACTGCCGAGGAAAACAAGATTTTGCGTCTCCGCCTAatggaaatgtgggatgcctgggCCAATGAAAGAGAAACACCAAGTGTGATCCTTGGgttccctgagctttttcctagggcaagtgggacctccaacgtCCCAATCAGTTACCCCAATACCCCATTGGGATATCTTACCATCTCGACCCACTTtgttggaacaccttctgaggctcGCCTTCAGGTGTTGATGTCAGGTGCGGCCTCAAATATATTCACTGCACCACCTTGCTCAGCTACGACACAGCCTACACTGCCTAGGACTAGCTTTGACCCATCATCCTTCACCTTCCAAACACCATCCTTCCCACCAGAACCTACTCAATTTACTACCGTTGCTTACCCACAGCCTCCCCGGTATGAGTTCACCACAGGGCAAGAGAAAACTGCAAAACCCCTTGAGCAAGAGGATATTGCCAGAAagatgagaagcatggagcaGAGTCTAAAAAACATACAGGGTCTGAGTGGACAaaaaagtgtatcctatgccgactTGTGTATGTTCCCTCACGTGTATCTACCATTGGGATTTAAAACCCtgaagtttgagaaatatgacgggCACGGGGATCCCATCGCCCACCTCAAAAGATATTGCAACCAGTTGTGGGGAGCGGACGGAAATGAAGAGCTCCTCATGGCCTACTTTAGAGAGAGTTTGGTCGGCATTGCTtccgaatggtatatggaccaagatatatcccgttggcatatctgggatgacctggctcgggactttgtcaggcagtttcagtaCAATATCGGCATTGCCCCTAACAGGAACTCATtgacaaatctaaagaagaaatccTTGGAAAGCTTTTGA